From the genome of Cyanobacteriota bacterium:
AGATGGACAGCATGGCCTACTATAGTCATCATGGTGAGAAGTTGACTGCCTTTAGCTTGGATCCATTAGTGCAGCGTGTTGGACAGCGCCCCTATCCAGTCGCTCGCACTGATTTACAACATCTTTTGCTAGAAGCTTGCGGGGTTGATCGTGTGCGGCTCAATGCCAAATGTGTGGGTGTGGAGCAGGACGATCGCAGTGCTACGGCTATTTTTGAGGATGGAAGTCGGGCAACGGGTGATGTGATTGTGGCCGCAGATGGTACCCATTCACTGTTGCGGCAATACGTTGTGGGAGAGCCAGTCGAGCGCCAATACGTAGGCTATGTCAATTGGAATGGGTTAGTGCCTGTGAGCGATGCGTTAGCCCCCAAGCATTGTTGGACGATCTATGTTGGCGACTATAAGCGCGTCTCAATGATGCCAGTAGCGGGCGATCGCTTTTACTTTTTCTTCGATGTACCTCTACCCAAGGGCACGGTTAGCAAACCTGAACACTATCGGCAAGAGTTGATGGGCTATTTTGAGGGATGGGCTGAGCCTGTGCAAGCATTAATTCAAACCTTGGATCCACAAAAAACAAATCGTGTGGAAATTCATGACATCAAACCTTTGCAGACCCTGGTACGCGGTCGGGTAGCTCTGCTAGGAGACGCTGCCCACGGTACAGCCCCAGACTTGGGACAGGGTGGTTGCCAAGCTATGGAAGATGCGTTAGAGCTAGCTAATTACCTGGTCACCACTACTATTAGTGTTGAGGATGCGCTGAAACGCTATGAGGAAGCACGCCGCGATCGGGTTGCTGATGTGATTACCCGTGCTCGCAAGCGATCAGACATGACCCATGGCAAAGACCCAGCCAAGACCCAACAGTGGTACGATGAGTTGCGCCACGAGGACGGCACTAACATCATAAATGCAATCTGTAAGACAATCTTGGCAGGGCCGCTGCACTGAAGTGCTGCACTAAAGTTAAGCATGATCATGACTGGTTATCTAACAACCCATGTGTTGAATACAGCCCAGGGTTGCCCTGCTGTGGGGCTAACGATCGAACTATGGCGTTTTGAGCAACAAACTGGTGAGAAGCAACTACTCAAAACAGTCACTACTAATCATGATGGGCGCACTGATGCACCACTGCTCGCAGGTGATGACTTCCAAGTAGGCTGCTATGAGCTGGTCTTTGTTGTGGGTGACTACTTTGCCCAGCAGGGTGTGTCATTGCCAGAGCCACCTTTTCTCAATCGGGTGCCTCTCCAGTTTGGCATCGCTGACGCTGGTGCCCACTACCATGTACCACTGCTAGTTTCTCCTTGGTCATATAGCACCTATCGAGGCAGCTAGATAGTTTTCAGGACATGGATTCTTGTTTCAAGACTGGTAACAGGGTAATCGGGACTAGTTTATTCTTCTAAGGTAGGGTTGTGAGTGTACTTGTGACTATCCCATCAGCTTCTACTGGCGAAGGGTTGCCCTTAGCAGATCAAATGATTCCAGCTCAGTTGGCCAATATCAAAGCCCAACTGGACTTGGTGCTGTTGGCGCTAGAGGCATTGGTGGGCATTGGTTCTGAAGCTATGCTCCAGACGGCGGCAGAGTTGGGCTTAAGCGATATGCTGGCTGATC
Proteins encoded in this window:
- the hpxO gene encoding FAD-dependent urate hydroxylase HpxO, with translation MDSMAYYSHHGEKLTAFSLDPLVQRVGQRPYPVARTDLQHLLLEACGVDRVRLNAKCVGVEQDDRSATAIFEDGSRATGDVIVAADGTHSLLRQYVVGEPVERQYVGYVNWNGLVPVSDALAPKHCWTIYVGDYKRVSMMPVAGDRFYFFFDVPLPKGTVSKPEHYRQELMGYFEGWAEPVQALIQTLDPQKTNRVEIHDIKPLQTLVRGRVALLGDAAHGTAPDLGQGGCQAMEDALELANYLVTTTISVEDALKRYEEARRDRVADVITRARKRSDMTHGKDPAKTQQWYDELRHEDGTNIINAICKTILAGPLH
- the uraH gene encoding hydroxyisourate hydrolase, with the translated sequence MTGYLTTHVLNTAQGCPAVGLTIELWRFEQQTGEKQLLKTVTTNHDGRTDAPLLAGDDFQVGCYELVFVVGDYFAQQGVSLPEPPFLNRVPLQFGIADAGAHYHVPLLVSPWSYSTYRGS